Within Vanessa atalanta chromosome 11, ilVanAtal1.2, whole genome shotgun sequence, the genomic segment gaaagtctagataaaaaaattgtgacttagattataattttttttaaccctACGTTATaggtatctataaaaaaatataagggtatattttcatttgacaatgagacgcatttataatagtgaaatataaatttaattttacccacATAAATTGCTACTATGTTATGTACTGATGAATCGAAAACGTGACGTTTAAATCTTAGTAAGTCGAATTACAGTCAATCTTGCTTTAATTTGCCTTGAAAATAAACAGATTGCAGTTTTCGTTCGACCTATCTATTCGAAGCATTGACTATAGAATTATAGAAGTATTCTCTATTTTAGTATTGCGGTGCGGTAGTCATATTGATGGATATCAAATGTTACCATCGCTTGCCGCAATGTTGTTTCCATAAAGCCAAATACAgaacaaatataattagaagaatttgatttttattgtaacaaatttGAAAGatgttgttttttcttttagacttttacactatttatttttaaaagacgtatcatattatatactgtATTTATGGAAATTGTATTAGGATAGCAAACAATGTGAGCTAATTTTTTTCCGTCAATACCGAGTTGACCTAGTTGCTGAGTTCGTGACAACTTGTGTCTCAGGGCATTGCTCGCTTCATTCGCGTAGCTGAACATATTCATACTCAACTCAACGAAAAATCAActtgtatattttaacattataaagcaTAATACGGAAATCTTCGTATGTCGGGTGaaattttgttaaatcgtaTATCCAATAACCGGCAGTGGACTTCTTAGGAATAGAGGAAGGCCTTTGCCTAGTGGGGCAATTATGAGGTGTAAATTTGCTATTGGTCATCTGagagtacattattttttgaaCAAAACATGAAATTAAGCTAAATGTTATATCATGACAATTCCAATTGAATTTCTTTAGTTAATATACCTAATGAACTCTTATTTTGCAAAGGCCCCAGTTGAGCCTCGTAATCCAGGCTCAAACGGCTTGGAATCACCCAGTCAAAGCCATCCGACGCGACCACCGTTGACCAGAGCTGATTCACGATCAGCTTTCTCTCCGCAATCGCTACGACCAGGTGGACCGCAGTTGCAACAAAGGCCACAATTTCAACCAGGTGGACCCGTTACGAATCCACAGCAGCTTGGTCCGCGTCCAGGGAGCCAAAACCAAAGAGGACCGGTCCCATCTGGACCTCCAGGATCGCCACAAATCCGAAATCAATCTCCAGCTTTGCGACCTTTAAACCAGCAACCAAATTCATCATACCAAGGCTCAAGACCTGTTCTATCCCCGACGTCTGCTTTGCCTACGCAAAGAGGTCCAGTGCCAAATAATCTTCAATTTGGTCCGCGTCAACCTCCGCAGTTTAGCAACGTCACTACTCCAGACGGATCTAGACCTCAAATAACGTCGCAAACAAACGGTATCGCAAAGACCGGTGCCGCATTGACATCTCCAGTAAACACTCAATTGCCAAGGCAGCCATCGCAGGGCTCCTTAAAGGGTGTCGATTCTTCTACCTTGTCTCAAAACAAACCAGTCAACCTGGAGAATCAAACTTCACCTAATGAAAATCAAACCACTACAAAACCTGATAGCAGCAATGAAATACCGGGAGCGACTAAAGCTAGAAGCTTCAGTATTGCAGCTGCACCTGGAACACCAAGTCCGCTTAAAATGGATGACGATCGCAGAAAATCTGTGAGTTCAGTTGGTGGGAGGTTCGATGAATTAACTAGTCGCAGTCCTGGACTTAGTTTAATTCAAGAAATGAGGGGCAGTAAAGATAATATGCGAGGTTCTAAGGAAAGTGTTAGATCTGAAGCATCTACTGATGGAGCTAAAGATGTACCCGATCGTCCTGAATCACGACTAGCCAGTTCAAAAATGACGGAATCGCTTATGGGATCTTTTACAAATTTATCGTCAAAAAAGAAAACGGACGACGACGATGATGTTGTATCACAGAACAATTTGACAAcaataaaaactgaaaatttgcaaaataaaactgatttgtCTGATCGTTCACCATCTTTAACTCGAAGTGATGACTCACCAGAGCCGAAAAACGTATCCCAGAGTTCGGTTTCatcaaataaaactcaaaatgCAACACCAGAACCACAACGTCCAAATACACCAAAAACTGATGTTAAGCAAGAATTTAAATCAGAACTAATTAAGGACACGAAACCTAACGCAATAGTACAAAATAGAACTTTTTCGAAATCACCTGTTGCACCAGAGTCAAAATCACCCATAGAGACCAAGCCTCCTGTTTCAGCAAATAAGAAACCAACTGATCTGAAAACTTCAGTAACTCCATCTGATTCCAAAAAATCAACACCACGTAAAGTTGTATCTGCTCCAAGTTCTAGACCCAAAGGTAACTGTTTAAGATAGCTTTATGTAATAATACCACTATATTGTACATTGTCTTGAGATGAACCAAACGACAACATAGTTATAGTAATTAAGGCAAAGGCTTTAAATGAAAaaggataattatttttttagatggaGATAACGACAGTGGTGTCGATGAGTCTACACAAGGAAATGTgagtatctatataaatattttaagtttatatcagTTTATTTGAGCGAGTAAAATAATagatgtataatgtatatattaatattgttttaatggtAAAAGGATCTCAACGGTTCACCTGGGTCACCAAATAAAAAGTTGCCAAGCAAACTACCAACAAAAGAAAAGTCTAGCAGTAGCTTAAAGCAAAATCTCTCTCGATCGTCAAGCAAAAGCGCTACAGCTAAAACACCGGAAACTCCACAACCAAATGAGAAAAAGAgtaagttaaaaaaacaaatcataactttttatctttaaaaaaaatcttaacattttgaatactataaataaacaaacaattacaGGCATTGAATTTGtacataatcataaaaaaatacataaaaataattttttttatagaagtaCCAATGAACAAAGTTCAGGTTGGAAGCGCACCCTCACCTAACATAAAAGCAGTTAAATCGAAGATCGGTTCTTTAGACAACACCACGTATAAGCCAGGTGGTGGAAAAGTAAAGATAGAAAACAGAAAACTTGACTTTAACAACGTCACACCTAAAATTGCTGCAAAAAATGACGCTTACACGCCAAGCGGTGGAGCCAAAAAGGTATGATGTTAAAGTCATTATAACATTAACACAAACATAGGCGTTTGGTCCTTGTTTTCGGTAAAGGTTTGGGATCAGTtaaatccaatttaaaaaaaagatttgtttatttacagatAACGACTACAAAACTGGAGTGGAATGCTAAATCAAAAATTGGCTCTCTCCAAAATTCTTCTTATAAGCCTGGAGGAGGGGATAAGAAAATTGAAACTGTGAAGCTGGACTTCAAAGAAAAAGCGAAGCCAAAGGTGGCATCCACCATTAACATCACTCACAAACCAGGCGGAGGGACTGTAAAGGTAACATGAGGAATCATTTTTTACGTTTCAGGGTCTTTTTTATCAACTATAAAGACATGATAAATCTCtacgtaatattatacaaaatgctCAGCTCGTATAAAGTTGCAGTGAGTATtggacatatttatatatgaaaaacgTTCATATATAAAGGTATTCACTTAGTTACACCATGTACTTTATTGGCGtaattcaaaatgtattgtAGGTTTGatatttagttaaaacattTGCACTGTATTTAGGTCAATGTTAAATTAGAAAAACGCTATAATTACAGTAATATAAATTTCACATTGACATATAATTCGAACCATTTCATAATTTTCCTTCGTAGACAAGTGCCGGGACGAGACCGGTgagtaatttattcaagtaatatgctttattcacgAAAACGCCTCTTGTTGTGTTCGTTTCCAAAACGTGAATGTCGAGcactattattttaagataaataattgtatggaaatatttgaaaatgtttcttaagaattgttatatattaagctAATACGAGttatatctattgaaaaaaaaatagatttataagtCACATTGCTATTTTTAGTTTGTAAAATGGGCATTACCAAGATGGAGAGCGTCAAATAGACCGTCCCATTTTTTTCGTAAGGCTCGCAGAAAGGTTAGTTCGGTGGCATTAGATGTTCAAAGGCGACCATGTATGTTCTATgattaataaaaccaatgaaATGATCTGACGTCTATAGGACGGTGTTTCGGCTGAATTTCACGCTGAGATGAGATATGCTTTGAAACTGAACTATTCTCATtagttcattataatttatagctgTTCTTATTGGTATTTATGCGAATGGGAATGTTTTCTACTACACAGGactgttttattatacaatttatgaatattaatttatttatgttatatattttaaaacgaatcaataataatatttattttaaattaaacatcacAATATAACTGAAGGTCCTATAAGATGATGCTCACTCACACGctgatatacatttataacccaactatattatatcaattttaaaaactatgatactgttatatttatgtatgtatgtactccacaataatcatgttttttaaatattatgtaatgtatgaaagcactaattatacaaaaacttttaaataagttatattattaaaaataaaaaaaatattaagcttacTTACaaggtttttgtataatagacgacacaaataaatataatatatgtatattttataaatatttattagtatatatattgcaCATTGACTTTTCACACAGATTGAAAATCAAAAATTGGATTTCAAAGCACAAAGTAAAGTGGGTTCTCTCGACAACGTTAAACATAAACCAGGCGGcggtgatattaaaatatttgacgacAAGGATTACATTAAGCAGATCGGCGGACACTCTCCTCTTCCCAACAGTCATGGCCAGTCGCGACAGGAGGTGAGGGATACTTCGCTTGGGATTATAGGACTATTTTTGTTCGcttcttgttttgttttgtcctttattttagttttggtGAAGGCTTATTCGTCATACATcagtcattgtttttatttattatttcaaaacattttattcactTTTTGTTTCAGCCAGagtatttatacacatattacTGAATAAGATTTTTGGGTTCAAGGTACTTTCGAAATTAACGAATAACGTGTGCCACATAAGTTTGACATTTactaacacattttattttatcattaacattttaCGAGTATTTTGTGTTGATTTCGGTCTTGTTTTcatgattttttgttttatgttattgcATTATATTGAAACATTGTAAGAATTGAAAATTTTAGACTCCTTCAATATGTAAAAAAGGTTCATGCTTTGTCTCAGAGTCCAGTTCCGCCGTCTGCCGCAGCATCAGCTCAGCTTCCGAAAGCGGACGAAAATTTAAATCAGCAGGCGTGTTAAAGCACACTTCGATAGACTACGATTTTCGATATACGATATTTAACTGAAAAGTCcaaccattttaaaatattcttattgttTACCTTGTTAaaggttataattttaatgtacctACTCAGTTTCGTGATAATGGGCCATCTTTACCTTATagatattgattaattattgctAATTacgaaaaatctaaattttatcaTGTCTTTTAGACGTTttgatataatactttattaggATTCATTTATCTTTACCGTTCGCCGCATGTATAGGGCGATTACATAGCTAAATAAAATGTCCGTTTATTAAGCAAATAGAGAAGTAGATGAGTGCCAatgagtaatataataattaatcaattcttTTTTTGTGTTCAAATGTAATCTGTATGCATAGTTATCGTTGAAAGTATTTTCGTTGGTTTGATAATTATGCTTATAACATaagatatacttaatatatttgattgattgattgtttCTACAAAATAAAGCTCTTgatttaatttgcaataaataataatacgtaagTGATTGTAACGTACGTAAAAAGCACTCTTGATGATTTGTGTCTAGTAGCATcactgttatttattaatatgtaatatgatataattaaaaaaatggtgtttctctatatacatacttagatgatttgttattattacatatgtgTTGATTTAGAAGTATGTCACGTAAAGGTTACCTTGCATAGCGGGTGTTTCGTAGACTTGTGTGCACGGACAGAGTAGGTATATTTTGgagtgtttaataaaattgggCAAAGTTCTCGACTCAGCAGCGAGCGCTTAATGCTAATCACACGCAATTATAGTCTGaccttaattttaattgtataaactcgctacaaaaaattatacactcattaaaactatattttaaatttgtaatgctGGGACGAGAACTGATCGAGTTCGCGATTGACTGAACAAAATTAttcttagaatatataatattttatatgtactgtTGTCTAAGGACTAATTAGAATTAGATAGCCGTATTAATCTGATGCTGATGCTTTAGTCACATTTATTTGCATTGACACTGTAACATTAAGGTAGTAtgcatttgattaaattaagtttttgatatttaataattttatatgtatagggCCATTCAATTTcgtaagatttaattattacccggataaatatttagaatttttatgtaagaaattaagatttgaaagtttacattttacaatattcataactATGACTTACCAATATTGTGCGCGTACtattcacatttataacatctgcaataataattttgtgaattataaagggaataataaattgataatcctaattttaatacaagttaATGTCTCAAttcgtgttttatttaatagtgttaGAAATAGCTTTAGACGAAAAAGTATCTATTCATATAGTAAATTCACAAATCATGTTAGTTTGTCAAAAGCAATACATCACACAATGCACAAGCACTGAAATTGTGGGACCCTTGCTCCTCCAAGAACTTcggtaagtaataattaattgtttatttcataCTTTAAGCACTGTATAATTTTCATCAGGATATTAGTTGTGTACTATTTTGTAAGAAcgcacttcgtatctcacttttGAAAATACAAAACCGTCTTAAGATGACGAACTATTTTGATTCctgtattattttaacgttattattaataattataatgtcacGTATTAATGTCGCATAGCATTCTGTAATATTTCatgatcgtgttctgcggtcGTTCAAGATTGTTCTTACAAAAAAGCTGTAGAGCTTTAATGTAACAATAGGGAATACACCTGCAGCTGGTGTCTGGTATTGCCCTACATTAAGATAAATGTTGCtgcctaaaataataatttaaacttgtttaaaaataaggaTTTAATAGAAAGACCTCAAAGGTTCACCTTCCGTTGATGgctattagtttattaaatatttcacagGAAGAAGATTTATCGTCTCAATCCTATGTCTATCCCTGTAGTTTTGTTACGAATAAGTATATTTGATCAGCTTAATGAAtttggttatatttaaaaatgttattttttataataattgaaattgtgtttttgtatataattacaagTTTTATCGTTCTATACAGGACAATTATTACATGTCAATACAAGAGTGGTCCGAGGAGGAACGTCCGCTGTCCCGCAGCCGGTCGGCGCGGTTTTCGCGTCCCCCGCGCACCCCGCGCACGCCGCGCGCGCTGTCGCCGCGCAAGGCCGTCTGCGCCGAGACcacgccgcgcgccgcgccgccgcgccgcgtGTCGGCCCGCGAGCCGCCGCGCTCCGCCTGCTCGCGCCGCGCCTCGCTCACGCAGCGACCCGCCTTTTcagtatattgaattatatattgtcaataaataaaacaaaaaatagaaaattattaggTCTCGTAGCTACGTGTGTGTGATTCACTTTAGAAACGCAAACCAAAAACTTTACCGGTACTATTAAAGTATTAGTGTGATTAAGACTTCaacttttacaaattataattatttaaaatgttatagacAACCAATAATATGTAAGTTCAGAAAAATCtgctgaataatttataaagttttacaaTATCATCAATTGATTGGTTtgcataatatagtttttaatacaaaaatcttttctgatatattttaaacgtttagAACACAGCACAGTACAATtagtatttaaagaaaataaattatatcaatgatcATTACTTTCTTagattaagaataatatacaaatgaaaaaataggTGAGCTAATTTATGCGTTTCTTTCCATTCCATCAATACAAACTAAAAAACTTATCATATtatagttttactttatttaattaaataaaaacaagaaaattaacacataatagtagagttaaaaataaataaaaacactctTTTAAACTTAtgattagaaaattaaatagtttttcacAAATAAACACGATATAATCTGCAACTTTGTGATTTgtcttttcaattttattaaagtaattatattgatGTTAAAAGGTGTTTTATTTGACAACCGATCACATCCCGAGACTGagcgaattaaataaatataaaaagcatattacaagatacattataaataagtataataatagacATATACCCACTTCCAATCGAATAAGCAGAAATTTTTACATATTCTATGCATGCTATTTgctaattacattacatttacattagcagcctgtaaatttttcactgctgggccaaggcctcctctccctttgaggagaaggtttggagcatattccacgacgctgttccaatgcgggttggtggaacacACGTGcggatttcctcacgatgttttccttcacccccgaaacatgagatgaattataaacacatattaaaacacatgaaaattcagaatgaattattaaattattacatgcaaaatggaaaaaaaatatcccactgagtttctttctgaGATGTtcaattccgaaccggtggtagatttttgactatcaataagcaagtgtaaacacttctataatgaataaagatttatgaCTTTGACAGTGGTGCTACACTACAAACAGCTctgactaaaatatttttctataaaaccaCACTAATCCAACCTATTGCTTATATCCAGTTTAATTTTACTCTCCGTATACAACTTCGCCGAAATTCAAAACTACATTTTGTCGCGAATCGATAATGAATATCATTGATTATTCAGGATTTCGACCAATGGTATCACGTccattcaatgtcaaagttgtttatttgtctgttctaataatatattatagaagcTTTTATGGCATCCGATGGGCCAAAAATAATCTTAGTTCTCAGAAGTAaatggccatattgatctatattaaatgcacaatgtatttaaggtatttaaatggataaggattaatgttgtattgcttaaaatcgtttcctaaataagccattatttttcgtaaaaagtaaaggatacaaaatggttattgtaggttatcccaaagaaatatacatataccatACCATATATTTTTGTAGTCCGTTTTAAGTTGTactgtattgtatattatgttgatctatctcgtaaggTACAGCCatcgtttgcaatgtaagcgccaaaaatgtgtttatttacgatatcacattacaaacctctaaaatattcaactatcttatctttaaaaaaaaaaaccgcatcaaaatctgttgcgtagttttaaagatctaagcatacatagggacagacagacagcgggaagcgactttgatACTACGTAGTGATGCCTTTTTTCTGTAATCAATTGATGTGCTCGCATATTCTCTTATGAATTAGGAATTTATTGAAacaacatttatgtttttaatattgttttattggtGTACATGGTtatgcattataataatattttatccattgttaattcattaaattatggcacttaatacaataatatttttaaacaatacatataatgttGGATGAATGTCGAATAAAAACATAGGATGATTTTTCGagttaacttataaatattcgGAATTAATTTCTCAGTCGTTCGTCGAGTTTCGTAAATCTAATaagtttaatcatttatttattatttttttttctaagaaaataaaatctttaactcAAATTTCAACTTATTGAtcccaataataattaaaaattataaataaaatttacacgtAAAGAACGTAATAACTTAACCGTTTGTACCAATAGAGGACATCTCACCATTCACACTTCACAGCTTCCTAAAATGAGCGCGCAggaatatcatttataaaaattaacttccGACTCCCTTCCAAATACAAACAGTTGATAAAAACTTACAACTAACAAACTCCTCTAAAGTTAATACATGCGCTAATTCTCAAGCGATTAGTTTCAAGCTTCAAAGCGAACCATAATTTTTGTATCAGTTCACGGACTATACGATTAACGATTATTTTAAGGCATAGTTTAGTGATATCTAATCGGTTATTAGAGATTTCCACGAGTATatgatacaatataatatattttcgaagCGTTCCGGATGCAGTTAAGTAGACGTCAAGACACCGACAGATGCAACAAGCGCACGCACACatgtaactattatatttaatacatacaaagGCCACATCACATCATTCAGTCACAAAGCGCAATAACACTAACGCGATAATGGATCtataatacaaacatataatgGTACTCACAATATCTATGTATGAACGTACTACAGATAACATTTTAGATCtaattattgtatacaatattcTCCTATGGTACAGTCCTAACATATTTCGTTCTCCGCCATTATTAGTGACGAAGAACATCTTCGTTTGCATTGAAGTTGGCATGTTCTAATACAACATCAGCCTCGAGAAAGACGCCAGTAACATCATAAATTTGTTCTACGATAACATTTCTACAAAACACCAATGTGACTCGACAGCACGACGGACTACGAGAGGAACTGTTTCGTGCATTATTCAATTTTCCCTTACaattttgacttttaaatttttaatacgaatattctcgtttatattttacgaatatttatttacaaaataatattacaacgaTAGACGAATAATGTCGTTAAAATCACGAGTATAACAAGATTACAATTAGAGTATTATAACTTATCTGTGTTTAATATAACATCCGATAAATCGTCCCCGCTTGAGCAATACAAATACcaaaaatatcatttctattCGTTTCCCGGCGTAAAGCGGTGATATGATTGAGTATCACAATAATTCGGTAACTTAGCGTAAAGCGAAGTGTCAGAGGAGATTGACTTTTATAACGATACAGGTAAGGTATGCTTTCGTCCAGAACTCTGGCGCCGCGATAGTGACGTTCAGTTACAGTGCTGGGGCTCAGGAATGATTGTGGAGAGGCGCATGCGGTCAGCGGGCGAGGTCGTTACACTCCAACACCTAAGAGAACGTTCTAGAAACTAGTACGTTATAGAAAGTCGTAGGAAAGGATGTTCGGTGAAGGTCATGCGATTAGTTCCACACCCATGTTAAACTTCCTATTACCGTACGGAGGAGGTTCGTAGAAGGAATCGATAGAAGTATTGACTGATAGTTTACCGCAAACCCGTGAGAGGAAGGTGACGAGGAGAGGCCACATGCTGTTAGTGACTCCACAAATTTTAACAAGTCTGCAGCAAATCTCAGACGAGTCGTTTAAAGTGTAGGATACGTTATCTAGACGAGgttcatttaatatagaatcGATACATATGTTTAGCGCTCGGCGGCGATTatttggtataaatattatgtacacaGTAGACacgatttaaatatcaataaagactaacaatattatcatatattatcgTTATATGTAGACATCAATTCccattaaatttaactatttttattttttatcaggcGTCTTTCTCTCAGCGATAGTGTTTTACGATTATTAGTCATATAAGTAAATTGGAGTTTGTAGCTACTATGAGATTTTGTCCTTAGAGTACAGTAAATATCTATATCACATCCCATCGCAGGAATATTTACAGCGAATGTCATATTAATTCCTAAATGCCATGATCTAAATACACCCGCAATAAATATACCCACAATTAGTGTTCCTTACAACAAAGTATATACAGTCCGAGACAAAGTCGTGCCTTAAAACGTAAGACTAGATTGTACTACAGAATTAAAAATGTGCGAAAATTTTAGTGATGTCATGTTTAGCCGTTGAACAGGGATCGCCTCGACGGGTACGATCAGTCCGATGAAgaatttttttgtatcaaaaaattcaaagactctatttataaatagaattgcatattgtcttaaaaattaatagtcaACAAGATAAAATCAGCTATAaagattaatttgaaataaattataataaatataatcacagTCGAGAAAATCCCCGCTCAAAGAcattttcgatatatttttgaatgagaATTAGATTTGGGTaacatcataaattatattatagactaTAAAAATTTCAAGCATCAAGACGACCGGGTTTACTATTCACTGTCTATTATATATACACCGTCCACCTCAACACTAACGCGTTCTTTCACAAACAACCACAACCGATTCAGTAGTTCGAATCTCAGTTCCATCCGGATCCACTATTGCACACACAACTGCCTCGAGTTCACTTTGTTCAGAAAACTACGTTTATTCATGGATTAAGCAGACTGACCGCACTTAGTGTTTGCCAACATTGGAGGACACGCGCAGGGGGCGCCAGTGCGGCTGCCAGTCGGGCTATCCCTGCCAATATCAGAAGTCCTCCAACAGGACCGCATCGCGGGGAACCAAGCCCTTTTGGTCCCCTCGACAGCACAGCAGGTGCTGGTCGTCCACCTCGAGGATGAGTCGCAACCGCTCTCCCTCGTTGAACGCGAGGTGGCCGGAATCCGATGGCAATCTATGCCAGAGCGTTCTCACGTATCTGAAATATAACAAGACAAACTTCGATATCGCCGTATCTTTCCACCTTGCTCTCGAAAATAAGACTATCCTGTTCTGACTGATTTAACAGAGAAAATGAAGATGATGCAATGTACAGATCTTACACGAAGTCGCAGTTCCATGGacctctttatttttatgtataatgaatCTCCAAAACATCTcgaggaaacctacatattttgtcggatgaaattatttcttttgcGTATCAACCAATTCGCACCGGACGATGGTAGCGGAATAGTATAAAACCTTCTCATATCACAAGAAGAGGCTTTCGGCCAGCAGCGGGCCAGACCCTGGCAGTTGCTATAAGAACGCCGTGCATGTACAAAGAAAGAGTGAGGGGTGAAGTTACTTGTGTTTCTGCTGGTGAGTGTGGTGCgcgtgcgcgcgcgcggcggACGAGGAGGCGGCGCGGCGGGGCGCGgggggcggcgcggcgcgcccGTACGGCAGCGACGCCGGCCGCGGCGCGCCGCCCGCGCAGGCGCCGTCCACGCGCGACGCCCTGTCGGGATCGAGTCAGTAAGGAATATCCACACATGGCATCGACTATGCGACGgttatgtcatatttttaacACGCT encodes:
- the LOC125067289 gene encoding microtubule-associated protein tau isoform X3, whose amino-acid sequence is MEQIPNNHINRAPVEPRNPGSNGLESPSQSHPTRPPLTRADSRSAFSPQSLRPGGPQLQQRPQFQPGGPVTNPQQLGPRPGSQNQRGPVPSGPPGSPQIRNQSPALRPLNQQPNSSYQGSRPVLSPTSALPTQRGPVPNNLQFGPRQPPQFSNVTTPDGSRPQITSQTNGIAKTGAALTSPVNTQLPRQPSQGSLKGVDSSTLSQNKPVNLENQTSPNENQTTTKPDSSNEIPGATKARSFSIAAAPGTPSPLKMDDDRRKSVSSVGGRFDELTSRSPGLSLIQEMRGSKDNMRGSKESVRSEASTDGAKDVPDRPESRLASSKMTESLMGSFTNLSSKKKTDDDDDVVSQNNLTTIKTENLQNKTDLSDRSPSLTRSDDSPEPKNVSQSSVSSNKTQNATPEPQRPNTPKTDVKQEFKSELIKDTKPNAIVQNRTFSKSPVAPESKSPIETKPPVSANKKPTDLKTSVTPSDSKKSTPRKVVSAPSSRPKDGDNDSGVDESTQGNDLNGSPGSPNKKLPSKLPTKEKSSSSLKQNLSRSSSKSATAKTPETPQPNEKKKVPMNKVQVGSAPSPNIKAVKSKIGSLDNTTYKPGGGKVKIENRKLDFNNVTPKIAAKNDAYTPSGGAKKITTTKLEWNAKSKIGSLQNSSYKPGGGDKKIETVKLDFKEKAKPKVASTINITHKPGGGTVKSPVPPSAAASAQLPKADENLNQQAC
- the LOC125067289 gene encoding microtubule-associated protein tau isoform X1, which encodes MEQIPNNHINRAPVEPRNPGSNGLESPSQSHPTRPPLTRADSRSAFSPQSLRPGGPQLQQRPQFQPGGPVTNPQQLGPRPGSQNQRGPVPSGPPGSPQIRNQSPALRPLNQQPNSSYQGSRPVLSPTSALPTQRGPVPNNLQFGPRQPPQFSNVTTPDGSRPQITSQTNGIAKTGAALTSPVNTQLPRQPSQGSLKGVDSSTLSQNKPVNLENQTSPNENQTTTKPDSSNEIPGATKARSFSIAAAPGTPSPLKMDDDRRKSVSSVGGRFDELTSRSPGLSLIQEMRGSKDNMRGSKESVRSEASTDGAKDVPDRPESRLASSKMTESLMGSFTNLSSKKKTDDDDDVVSQNNLTTIKTENLQNKTDLSDRSPSLTRSDDSPEPKNVSQSSVSSNKTQNATPEPQRPNTPKTDVKQEFKSELIKDTKPNAIVQNRTFSKSPVAPESKSPIETKPPVSANKKPTDLKTSVTPSDSKKSTPRKVVSAPSSRPKDGDNDSGVDESTQGNDLNGSPGSPNKKLPSKLPTKEKSSSSLKQNLSRSSSKSATAKTPETPQPNEKKKVPMNKVQVGSAPSPNIKAVKSKIGSLDNTTYKPGGGKVKIENRKLDFNNVTPKIAAKNDAYTPSGGAKKITTTKLEWNAKSKIGSLQNSSYKPGGGDKKIETVKLDFKEKAKPKVASTINITHKPGGGTVKIENQKLDFKAQSKVGSLDNVKHKPGGGDIKIFDDKDYIKQIGGHSPLPNSHGQSRQESPVPPSAAASAQLPKADENLNQQAC
- the LOC125067289 gene encoding microtubule-associated protein tau isoform X2, with the translated sequence MEQIPNNHINRAPVEPRNPGSNGLESPSQSHPTRPPLTRADSRSAFSPQSLRPGGPQLQQRPQFQPGGPVTNPQQLGPRPGSQNQRGPVPSGPPGSPQIRNQSPALRPLNQQPNSSYQGSRPVLSPTSALPTQRGPVPNNLQFGPRQPPQFSNVTTPDGSRPQITSQTNGIAKTGAALTSPVNTQLPRQPSQGSLKGVDSSTLSQNKPVNLENQTSPNENQTTTKPDSSNEIPGATKARSFSIAAAPGTPSPLKMDDDRRKSVSSVGGRFDELTSRSPGLSLIQEMRGSKDNMRGSKESVRSEASTDGAKDVPDRPESRLASSKMTESLMGSFTNLSSKKKTDDDDDVVSQNNLTTIKTENLQNKTDLSDRSPSLTRSDDSPEPKNVSQSSVSSNKTQNATPEPQRPNTPKTDVKQEFKSELIKDTKPNAIVQNRTFSKSPVAPESKSPIETKPPVSANKKPTDLKTSVTPSDSKKSTPRKVVSAPSSRPKDGDNDSGVDESTQGNDLNGSPGSPNKKLPSKLPTKEKSSSSLKQNLSRSSSKSATAKTPETPQPNEKKKVPMNKVQVGSAPSPNIKAVKSKIGSLDNTTYKPGGGKVKIENRKLDFNNVTPKIAAKNDAYTPSGGAKKITTTKLEWNAKSKIGSLQNSSYKPGGGDKKIETVKLDFKEKAKPKVASTINITHKPGGGTVKIENQKLDFKAQSKVGSLDNVKHKPGGGDIKIFDDKDYIKQIGGHSPLPNSHGQSRQEPEYLYTYY